From a region of the Odoribacter splanchnicus DSM 20712 genome:
- a CDS encoding DUF4870 domain-containing protein, whose product MESEKQYAMFIHLSQLAGSIVVGLGWILPLVLWLTKKDSSEYIDANGKIVMNWIISCLIYGIVSGILCLIGIGVVLLIALAICNLTFIIIGSVKASQGNLWPYPLSIPFIK is encoded by the coding sequence ATGGAATCGGAAAAACAATATGCCATGTTTATTCATCTTTCCCAATTGGCCGGAAGTATCGTCGTCGGTTTGGGATGGATATTGCCTTTAGTATTGTGGCTGACTAAAAAAGATAGCTCCGAATACATCGATGCCAATGGAAAAATCGTGATGAATTGGATTATTTCCTGCTTGATTTACGGTATTGTCAGTGGTATACTTTGCCTTATAGGGATCGGTGTCGTCCTGCTCATCGCCCTGGCGATATGTAACCTGACATTTATTATCATAGGTTCCGTCAAAGCAAGCCAGGGAAACTTATGGCCTTATCCTTTATCTATTCCATTTATTAAATAA
- the dusB gene encoding tRNA dihydrouridine synthase DusB, translated as MKVAGIEVGDRPLILAPMEDVTNPPFRKFCKKYGADWLYSEFVSADALVRSVNKSLKKLTIDETERPVTIQIYGRFIDSMVEAAKIVEEVRPDFIDINFGCPVKRVAQKGAGAGMLKDIPLMVEMTRQIVQAVKIPVTAKTRLGWDCEHIIIEDIAERLQDVGIQALAIHGRTRSQMYSGEADWEPIARVKNNPRIKIPILGNGDITSPEKAKEAFERYGVDGVMIGRATIGHPWIFKQIRHYFETGELLPDLSVKEQIEVIKEQILLSVEWIDEVRGLLHMRRHMASMFKGLPHFRDLRIRMLQAPTIDVLWEVFDEIEKRYSDDYNLIISD; from the coding sequence ATGAAAGTAGCTGGGATAGAAGTAGGAGACAGGCCATTGATATTGGCTCCGATGGAAGATGTGACCAATCCTCCTTTCCGGAAATTTTGTAAGAAATATGGTGCGGATTGGTTGTATTCTGAGTTTGTATCTGCCGATGCGTTGGTTCGTTCGGTGAATAAATCGTTGAAAAAATTGACGATCGATGAAACAGAACGTCCGGTTACGATTCAGATCTACGGACGTTTTATCGATTCTATGGTCGAAGCTGCCAAAATTGTGGAGGAGGTTCGGCCTGATTTTATAGATATTAATTTTGGATGTCCGGTGAAACGGGTTGCTCAGAAAGGGGCCGGGGCCGGCATGTTGAAGGACATTCCTTTGATGGTTGAAATGACACGGCAGATTGTACAAGCCGTTAAGATTCCTGTGACGGCAAAAACCCGTTTAGGCTGGGATTGTGAGCATATCATTATCGAAGACATTGCTGAACGTTTGCAGGATGTGGGGATTCAGGCTTTGGCTATTCATGGGCGTACCCGTTCTCAGATGTATTCCGGAGAAGCCGATTGGGAACCGATTGCCCGGGTAAAAAATAATCCCCGGATAAAAATTCCTATTTTAGGCAATGGAGATATTACTTCTCCGGAGAAAGCGAAAGAGGCTTTCGAGAGGTATGGAGTCGATGGCGTAATGATCGGAAGAGCTACGATCGGGCATCCCTGGATATTTAAACAAATCAGGCATTATTTTGAAACGGGTGAGTTATTACCCGATTTATCTGTAAAAGAACAGATCGAGGTGATCAAAGAACAAATTCTCTTATCGGTAGAGTGGATCGACGAGGTTCGTGGATTACTGCATATGAGGCGTCATATGGCCTCTATGTTTAAAGGTTTACCTCATTTCAGGGATCTTCGGATCCGAATGTTACAGGCTCCGACGATCGACGTTCTTTGGGAGGTTTTCGATGAAATAGAAAAGCGCTATTCAGATGATTACAACCTGATCATTTCAGATTGA
- a CDS encoding RNA polymerase sigma factor: MTRKEYNKCVDDFADALFRFIVKSSHNKALADDIVQDSFLILWENVSEIACVKAKSFLFTTAYHKLIDTFRHEKKNADFENINPTSYLTEEKFTDLNEILEFALNKLPPIQKTVVLLRDYENYSYKEIAEITSLSETQVKVYIFRARNFMKDFIRKPELIL; the protein is encoded by the coding sequence ATGACGAGAAAAGAATATAATAAATGCGTTGATGATTTCGCAGATGCTTTGTTCCGATTTATCGTAAAATCCAGTCACAACAAAGCATTAGCTGACGATATCGTACAAGACAGTTTCCTGATTTTATGGGAAAATGTCTCCGAAATTGCATGCGTTAAAGCGAAGTCATTCCTTTTTACCACCGCCTATCACAAGCTGATCGACACGTTTCGTCATGAAAAAAAGAATGCAGACTTTGAAAATATAAATCCGACAAGTTATTTGACCGAGGAAAAATTTACCGATTTAAATGAAATCCTCGAATTTGCACTCAATAAATTACCGCCGATACAGAAGACGGTTGTATTATTAAGGGATTATGAAAATTACTCTTACAAAGAAATTGCAGAAATTACTTCTTTATCCGAGACTCAAGTGAAAGTGTATATTTTCAGAGCCCGGAATTTTATGAAAGACTTTATTCGTAAACCGGAACTGATACTTTAA
- a CDS encoding outer membrane beta-barrel protein, whose amino-acid sequence MKILLAIILIFPIFNIVAQNPVQPKDSTVGKDELIIISPEKKVHSDTSELMIIRDSSQKHKEANISELFIIGRNAYKRGHICKNDQYPPFEGHWSGFYYGFVNFGNTDYSMYEGTAYEEYGEFMELDWSHSFAMQFNVFKHSINLVHRNNFGIVWGAGFEYQRLRFENNYSSVTWADHQLIPIDLHENDKIASVKRSSFKTFYLTIPLMLELQLPAAKRNRFYISGGIMGGVRLHSKTKVVYKDSSGDKHKKKEKNNFNMVPFKADLVGRVGYKRLSLWGSYTLTNMFKSDKGPELHAYTVGIGVTF is encoded by the coding sequence ATGAAAATTCTACTCGCTATCATTTTGATTTTTCCAATTTTCAATATCGTAGCACAAAATCCGGTTCAACCGAAGGATTCTACTGTAGGAAAAGACGAATTGATCATCATTTCACCGGAAAAAAAAGTCCATTCCGATACCTCTGAATTAATGATTATTAGAGACAGTAGTCAAAAACACAAGGAAGCAAATATTTCCGAATTATTTATCATAGGCCGTAATGCCTATAAACGGGGACATATCTGTAAAAACGACCAATACCCGCCATTCGAAGGACATTGGAGTGGATTCTATTATGGTTTCGTCAATTTCGGTAATACCGACTATTCGATGTACGAAGGCACAGCATATGAAGAATACGGAGAATTTATGGAATTGGATTGGAGTCATTCTTTTGCAATGCAATTCAATGTCTTTAAACACAGTATCAATCTGGTACATCGAAATAACTTCGGTATTGTATGGGGGGCCGGGTTTGAATATCAGCGGCTACGGTTCGAAAATAATTATAGTTCCGTAACCTGGGCCGATCATCAACTTATTCCGATCGACTTACACGAAAATGATAAAATTGCCAGTGTTAAACGTAGTAGTTTTAAAACTTTCTACCTGACCATCCCTTTAATGCTTGAACTTCAACTGCCTGCGGCTAAAAGAAACCGATTCTATATTTCCGGAGGTATTATGGGAGGGGTAAGATTACATTCGAAAACAAAAGTCGTTTATAAAGATAGCAGCGGGGATAAACACAAAAAGAAAGAAAAAAATAATTTCAATATGGTCCCCTTCAAAGCCGATCTCGTCGGAAGAGTGGGCTATAAACGCCTGAGCCTTTGGGGAAGCTACACGCTGACCAATATGTTCAAATCCGATAAAGGCCCGGAACTGCATGCTTATACGGTAGGCATCGGTGTTACCTTTTAG
- a CDS encoding bifunctional 3-deoxy-7-phosphoheptulonate synthase/chorismate mutase type II — protein MTATKLDLVKVEDWRLFTDTTKPIIIAGPCSAESEQQVFETAKGLKAAGVEVLRAGIWKPRTRPNCFEGVGSEGLVWMKRVQRELGMKISTEVANVKHVYEALKAGVDMLWIGARTSANPFAMQEIADALKGTDIPVLVKNPVNPDVELWIGALERLNMAGLKKIGVIHRGFSAYVKSKYRNVPQWQLPIEIKRRFPDMLMICDPSHISGKREYIQEVSQQAMDLGFDGLIIESHICPEIALSDAAQQVTPTSLREILGKLIIRDIDSENIEYKENIDELRAQIDDIDNDILELLTRRMKVSDEIGKYKKQNNITILQPGRWDKILEKVFVKGAETGLDNEFLEKVFKAIHQASIDRQTKVMNE, from the coding sequence ATGACAGCGACAAAATTAGATTTGGTAAAAGTAGAGGACTGGAGATTATTTACAGATACCACTAAGCCTATTATTATTGCAGGACCTTGCAGTGCGGAGAGTGAACAACAAGTTTTTGAAACAGCCAAAGGTTTGAAGGCCGCCGGAGTGGAAGTTTTGAGGGCAGGGATCTGGAAACCCCGTACCCGTCCGAATTGTTTCGAGGGAGTCGGTTCCGAAGGATTAGTCTGGATGAAGCGGGTGCAGCGTGAGTTAGGAATGAAAATTTCTACGGAAGTAGCTAATGTCAAACATGTGTACGAAGCTCTGAAAGCCGGCGTGGATATGTTGTGGATCGGGGCACGTACTTCTGCCAATCCTTTTGCTATGCAGGAAATAGCCGACGCTTTAAAAGGTACCGATATTCCGGTTTTAGTGAAAAATCCTGTCAATCCGGATGTCGAACTCTGGATCGGTGCTTTGGAACGCTTAAATATGGCAGGACTGAAAAAAATCGGTGTGATTCATCGGGGTTTTTCTGCTTATGTAAAATCCAAGTACCGCAATGTTCCTCAGTGGCAATTACCTATCGAGATAAAACGGCGTTTTCCCGATATGTTGATGATTTGTGACCCAAGCCATATTTCAGGTAAACGGGAATATATTCAGGAAGTTTCCCAGCAAGCGATGGATTTGGGGTTCGACGGACTGATCATCGAATCCCATATTTGTCCTGAAATAGCTTTGAGTGATGCTGCACAGCAAGTCACACCGACTTCTCTTCGGGAAATTTTAGGAAAACTGATTATCCGGGATATAGATTCGGAAAACATAGAATACAAGGAAAACATAGATGAATTGCGGGCGCAGATCGATGATATCGATAACGATATATTGGAGCTATTGACCCGGCGGATGAAGGTATCCGACGAAATCGGAAAATATAAAAAGCAAAATAATATTACTATTCTGCAACCCGGACGTTGGGATAAAATCCTGGAAAAGGTGTTTGTCAAAGGAGCTGAGACGGGACTGGATAATGAGTTTTTAGAAAAAGTTTTCAAAGCGATTCACCAAGCTTCCATCGACCGGCAAACAAAGGTGATGAACGAATAG
- a CDS encoding prephenate dehydrogenase yields the protein MKRNVDMQVGIIGVGLIGGSMAVDLKNRGFADRVVGVEADALHASAAKELGLVDEIVSYEECIAMSDMIVVAVPVSIAIRMIPDILDKVDRQVVTDVCSTKEKINDMVRYHPNRKNFVAAHPMAGTEYSGPWAALPGLFDGRAGIICNAEDSYMQAVELVKQMYDCLNMRVIYMRAAHHDMHTAYISHISHITSFALALTVLEKEKNEKNIFDLASGGFSSTVRLAKSNADMWAPIFSQNKENILTVLDTYIEKLQEFKKHIADYDEKGVKDLIHKANKIKRIIR from the coding sequence ATAAAAAGAAATGTTGATATGCAAGTTGGAATAATAGGAGTTGGATTGATCGGTGGTTCTATGGCAGTAGATTTGAAAAACCGGGGTTTTGCCGATCGTGTTGTCGGGGTTGAAGCGGATGCTTTGCATGCTTCGGCTGCGAAGGAATTGGGATTGGTCGACGAAATCGTCAGTTATGAAGAATGTATTGCTATGAGCGATATGATTGTCGTAGCTGTGCCGGTAAGTATAGCTATCCGGATGATCCCGGATATACTGGATAAGGTGGACCGTCAGGTAGTGACCGATGTCTGTTCGACGAAAGAAAAAATCAACGATATGGTTCGTTATCATCCGAACCGGAAGAATTTTGTCGCTGCTCATCCCATGGCAGGGACAGAATATTCGGGTCCCTGGGCTGCTTTGCCCGGATTATTCGACGGACGGGCAGGCATTATTTGCAATGCTGAAGATTCGTATATGCAAGCCGTCGAACTGGTCAAGCAAATGTATGATTGCCTCAATATGAGGGTGATATATATGCGGGCCGCACATCATGACATGCATACGGCTTATATTTCCCATATTTCCCATATCACTTCTTTTGCACTTGCGTTGACTGTTTTGGAAAAAGAAAAGAATGAAAAGAATATCTTTGACCTGGCTTCCGGTGGTTTTTCATCGACGGTACGATTGGCTAAAAGTAATGCAGACATGTGGGCTCCGATATTCTCTCAGAATAAAGAGAATATATTGACTGTTTTAGATACCTATATCGAAAAATTGCAGGAATTTAAAAAACATATTGCAGATTATGATGAAAAAGGAGTGAAGGACTTGATCCATAAGGCTAATAAAATAAAAAGGATCATCCGGTAA
- a CDS encoding pyridoxal phosphate-dependent aminotransferase has translation MIIKPANRTNSVSEYYFSKKLQEIDLMNRQGAEVINLGIGAPDRMPPEEAILTLIKEAQHPGNHAYQSYKGIKELREGFATWYKKYYRVDLNPDTEIQPLAGSKEGILLLSLAFLNKGDQVLVPNPGYPTYSSASLLAEAGIVLYDLKEETGWMPDFEQLENRDLSRVKMMWTNYPNMPTGAKATMALYERLVEFGLKHRILICNDNPYSFILNDEQLSILSIDGAKTCCVELNSLSKAHHMSGWRIGMIAGDADVISQVLKVKSNMDSGMFKPLQLAAVKALSQKDDWYAQLNAEYRERQKLAGEIFDLLGVRYDKHSGGMFLWGKIDDREESGEKLSDMILQKAHVFITPGFIFGSNGERYIRISLCAKQEVLREAAGRIRRVLHVSHFKHGSWC, from the coding sequence ATGATAATTAAACCGGCAAACAGAACGAATAGTGTCAGTGAATACTATTTTTCAAAAAAATTACAAGAGATTGATTTGATGAACCGACAAGGAGCCGAAGTGATTAATCTGGGAATCGGTGCCCCTGACCGGATGCCACCCGAGGAAGCTATCCTGACTTTGATCAAAGAGGCTCAGCATCCAGGTAATCACGCTTATCAAAGTTATAAAGGAATAAAAGAACTGCGTGAAGGATTTGCTACCTGGTATAAGAAATATTATCGGGTAGATTTGAATCCGGATACGGAGATTCAACCTTTGGCCGGTTCTAAAGAAGGAATTTTGTTATTGTCTCTGGCTTTTTTGAATAAAGGAGATCAAGTGCTTGTACCTAATCCCGGATATCCCACTTATTCCTCGGCTTCTTTACTGGCAGAAGCCGGGATCGTGCTTTATGATTTGAAGGAAGAAACCGGATGGATGCCCGATTTTGAACAGTTGGAAAACAGGGATCTTTCCAGGGTAAAAATGATGTGGACAAATTATCCGAATATGCCTACCGGAGCAAAAGCTACGATGGCATTATACGAAAGGTTGGTAGAGTTTGGCTTGAAACACCGGATTTTGATCTGTAATGATAATCCCTATAGTTTTATATTAAATGATGAACAACTGAGTATTTTGAGTATCGATGGGGCGAAAACCTGCTGTGTGGAACTGAACTCACTGAGTAAAGCACATCATATGTCGGGTTGGAGAATCGGGATGATTGCCGGAGATGCAGATGTCATTTCCCAGGTGTTGAAAGTGAAAAGCAATATGGATTCGGGTATGTTCAAACCGCTCCAATTGGCAGCTGTGAAAGCTTTATCCCAAAAAGACGATTGGTATGCACAATTGAATGCAGAATACCGGGAAAGACAGAAATTGGCCGGAGAAATTTTCGATCTGTTGGGTGTGAGATACGATAAACATAGCGGAGGTATGTTTTTGTGGGGAAAGATCGATGACCGGGAAGAGAGTGGGGAAAAATTGTCGGATATGATTTTGCAAAAAGCGCATGTATTTATTACTCCCGGTTTTATTTTTGGAAGTAACGGCGAACGTTATATCCGGATTTCATTGTGTGCGAAACAAGAGGTATTACGTGAAGCTGCCGGACGGATTCGCCGGGTTTTACATGTGAGTCATTTTAAACATGGTTCGTGGTGTTGA